In Diorhabda carinulata isolate Delta chromosome 6, icDioCari1.1, whole genome shotgun sequence, a single genomic region encodes these proteins:
- the LOC130894883 gene encoding tetraspanin-31 isoform X3 yields MCGGFTCSKNALIALNVLYIVVAFVLIGVAVYGRAATLVTNLPIVGGILACGIILMLISVLGLLGAVKHHQVMLFFYMVILFLLFLIQFSVACACLGVNLEQQTQLAEEGWKREKNITRSNVQNVFSCCGFDQKVDKEVVPPDYTAIENRLCVDPITTCHCPNCMEKLQNTINYAFKLCGWIGLFFSFTEKLLE; encoded by the exons atgtGCGGTGGTTTTACTTGTTCAAAAAATGCTCTTATCGCTCTCAACGTCTTATATATC GTGGTAGCGTTTGTATTGATAGGAGTAGCAGTATACGGACGTGCCGCTACTTTGGTAACAAACTTACCAATAGTCGGAGGTATTTTAGCATGTGGTATAATACTGATGTTAATATCGGTCTTAGGACTGTTGGGAGCCGTAAAACACCATCAAGTCATGTTATTTTTC TATATggttatattatttcttttatttctaataCAATTTTCTGTGGCTTGCGCTTGTCTTGGAGTGAATCTGGAACAACAGACGCAATTAGCCGAAGAAGGTTGGAAAAGGGAGAAGAATATAACGAGATCTAATGTACAGAACGTGTTTAGTTGTTGTGGATTCGATCAGAAAGTCGATAAGGAGGTTGTACCCCCTGATTATACCGCCATAGAG AATCGTTTATGCGTCGATCCTATTACAACTTGTCATTGTCCTAATTGCATGGAAAAGTTACAAAATACTATTAATTACGCTTTCAAATTGTGCGGTTGGATTgggttgtttttcagctttacAGAG AAATTGCTGGAATGA
- the LOC130895036 gene encoding MKI67 FHA domain-interacting nucleolar phosphoprotein-like: MSKIKSTEVLSIDTSKQREVVKEIKQLKKQLKEGTITAKDIEKEKKLKVEQRRGLIFISHLPHGFYEEELNKYFKQFGKVTHVQVCRSGRTGNSKGYGYVEFENPDVAKIAAETMNNYLMFKKRIIAEYVPYEKRPKGLFSGKHNTPTRYSVKVRREKQYRANLNLDDQTHIKRTTTRLSKVNKKLAWLEKIGVKPTYTPIDIALIKQEGSSSEEVANTPSKKTKTPSKKSKTPKSRIVKKSSQIKSSKKNAKKTQPLNADTVKKIARELIRKRGKSLLTRPVDKTSKTTKKKTAKK; the protein is encoded by the exons atgagTAAAATTAAAAGCACGGAAGTTTTGTCGATAGACACTTCCAAACAGAGAGAAGTAGTGAAAGAAATCAAGCAATTAAAGAAGCAACTTAAG gaAGGTACGATTACTGCTAaagatatagaaaaagaaaagaagttAAAGGTCGAGCAACGCAGAGGTCTTATATTTATATCACATTTACCGCACGGTTTTTACgaagaagaattaaataaatatttcaaacaattcgGAAAAGTTACACACGTTCAAGTTTGTAGATCGGGCCGAACCGGAAACAGTAAAGGATACGGATACGTCGAATTCGAAAATCCGGATGTGGCTAAAATCGCGGCAGAaactatgaataattatttgatgtTCAAAAAAAGGATTATAGCAGAATATGTGCCTTACGAAAAACGACCTAAAGGTTTATTTAGCGGTAAGCATAATACACCGACGAGGTATTCAGTGAAAGTGAGAAGGGAAAAACAGTATAGAGCAAATTTGAATTTAGACGATCAGACTCATATAAAAAGGACGACTACTAGGTTATCGAAAGTGAATAAAAAGTTAGCTTGGTTGGAAAAAATCGGGGTTAAACCCACGTATACACCCATAGACATAGCTCTTATCAAACAAGAAGGAAGTTCTAGTGAGGAAGTTGCGAATACTCCGAGTAAAAAAACGAAAACCCCGagtaaaaaatcgaaaactcCCAAATCCAGGATCGTTAAAAAATCTTCGCAAATTAAAAGTTCGAAAAAGAACGCGAAGAAAACCCAACCCCTAAACGCAGACACTGTTAAAAAAATCGCTAGAGAATTAATCAGGAAACGCGGCAAATCGTTGTTGACTCGACCTGTAGATAAAACCAGTAAAACGACTAAAAAGAAAACtgcgaaaaaataa
- the LOC130894883 gene encoding tetraspanin-31-A isoform X2 — protein MCGGFTCSKNALIALNVLYIVVAFVLIGVAVYGRAATLVTNLPIVGGILACGIILMLISVLGLLGAVKHHQVMLFFYMVILFLLFLIQFSVACACLGVNLEQQTQLAEEGWKREKNITRSNVQNVFSCCGFDQKVDKEVVPPDYTAIENRLCVDPITTCHCPNCMEKLQNTINYAFKLCGWIGLFFSFTEFMGVLLTVRYRNQKDPRANPSAFL, from the exons atgtGCGGTGGTTTTACTTGTTCAAAAAATGCTCTTATCGCTCTCAACGTCTTATATATC GTGGTAGCGTTTGTATTGATAGGAGTAGCAGTATACGGACGTGCCGCTACTTTGGTAACAAACTTACCAATAGTCGGAGGTATTTTAGCATGTGGTATAATACTGATGTTAATATCGGTCTTAGGACTGTTGGGAGCCGTAAAACACCATCAAGTCATGTTATTTTTC TATATggttatattatttcttttatttctaataCAATTTTCTGTGGCTTGCGCTTGTCTTGGAGTGAATCTGGAACAACAGACGCAATTAGCCGAAGAAGGTTGGAAAAGGGAGAAGAATATAACGAGATCTAATGTACAGAACGTGTTTAGTTGTTGTGGATTCGATCAGAAAGTCGATAAGGAGGTTGTACCCCCTGATTATACCGCCATAGAG AATCGTTTATGCGTCGATCCTATTACAACTTGTCATTGTCCTAATTGCATGGAAAAGTTACAAAATACTATTAATTACGCTTTCAAATTGTGCGGTTGGATTgggttgtttttcagctttacAGAG tttatggGTGTACTACTAACAGTTCGTTATCGTAATCAGAAAGACCCACGAGCCAATCCGAGCGCTTTTCTCTAG
- the LOC130895837 gene encoding uncharacterized protein LOC130895837: MGGGGGGANLIGTGGGMMGAGMMGGGGAGMMSGGGAGMMTGGGGAGMMSGGGAGMMSGGGAGMMGGGGAGMMTGGAGMMTKGAMMGAGMSGGMGGGSMMGGGAGMMGGGEMMGGAGMMGGAGMMGGAGMMGGAGMMGGAGMMGGAGMMGGGGMMGGAGMMGGGGMMGGGMGGGIGIHGYGGGSMNEGQYSKGNKNLNDLRYEKAHGHHGGEYGKGQSGYNQGEMAAKDMKGDIGYYNGAQGDKKIYEDGKVYHGAKKFDQEGKNEGVQSMMKGHKKGHKMKGFKNSHQKHESGKTEEFYDEDHDEGGNYLFNNQAGSFGENAGAAFKGGKDIGKFSAEEAGKSGHFKQQFLADKANANQGRVIILK, from the exons AtgggcggcggcggcggcggcgcgAATCTAATCGGAACAGGCGGTGGAATGATGGGAGCCGGAATGATGGGAGGCGGAGGAGCCGGAATGATGTCGGGAGGCGGAGCAGGTATGATGACGGGAGGCGGAGGAGCCGGAATGATGTCAGGAGGCGGAGCCGGAATGATGTCGGGAGGCGGAGCCGGAATGATGGGAGGTGGCGGAGCAGGAATGATGACAGGTGGAGCTGGTATGATGACTAAGGGAGCGATGATGGGTGCAGGAATGTCGGGCG GTATGGGAGGAGGTAGTATGATGGGAGGAGGAGCTGGAATGATGGGAGGCGGAGAAATGATGGGAGGAGCTGGTATGATGGGAGGCGCCGGTATGATGGGAGGTGCCGGAATGATGGGAGGAGCCGGAATGATGGGAGGTGCCGGAATGATGGGAGGTGCCGGGATGATGGGAGGTGGCGGAATGATGGGAGGTGCCGGTATGATGGGAGGCGGAGGTATGATGGGAGGCGGTATGGGAGGTGGAATCGGTATACACGGCTACGGAGGTGGTAGCATGAACGAAGGACAATACAgtaaaggaaataaaaatttgaacgaTTTAAGATACGAAAAGGCTCACGGTCATCACGGCGGTGAATACGGCAAAGGTCAATCGGGTTATAATCAAGGTGAAATGGCAGCTAAAGACATGAAAGGCGATATAGGTTATTACAACGGCGCCCAAGGCGATAAAAAAATCTACGAGGACGGTAAAGTATATCACGGCGCCAAAAAATTCGATCAGGAAGGTAAAAACGAAGGTGTCCAAAGTATGATGAAAGGTCATAAGAAGGGACACAAGATGAAAggtttcaaaaattctcatCAAAAACACGAATCGGGAAAAACTGAAGAATTCTACGACGAAGATCACGACGAAGGCGGCAACTACTTGTTCAATAACCAAGCAGGAAGTTTCGGCGAAAACGCCGGAGCCGCGTTCAAGGGAGGTAAAGACATCGGTAAATTTTCCGCCGAAGAAGCCGGTAAATCGGGACACTTTAAACAACAGTTTCTTGCTGATAAGGCTAATGCTAACCAAGGAAG ggttataatattaaaataa
- the LOC130894883 gene encoding tetraspanin-31-A isoform X1 has product MCGGFTCSKNALIALNVLYIVVAFVLIGVAVYGRAATLVTNLPIVGGILACGIILMLISVLGLLGAVKHHQVMLFFYMVILFLLFLIQFSVACACLGVNLEQQTQLAEEGWKREKNITRSNVQNVFSCCGFDQKVDKEVVPPDYTAIENRLCVDPITTCHCPNCMEKLQNTINYAFKLCGWIGLFFSFTELIGLVWTRHYRNLHDPNELRATAVFPKHNFTY; this is encoded by the exons atgtGCGGTGGTTTTACTTGTTCAAAAAATGCTCTTATCGCTCTCAACGTCTTATATATC GTGGTAGCGTTTGTATTGATAGGAGTAGCAGTATACGGACGTGCCGCTACTTTGGTAACAAACTTACCAATAGTCGGAGGTATTTTAGCATGTGGTATAATACTGATGTTAATATCGGTCTTAGGACTGTTGGGAGCCGTAAAACACCATCAAGTCATGTTATTTTTC TATATggttatattatttcttttatttctaataCAATTTTCTGTGGCTTGCGCTTGTCTTGGAGTGAATCTGGAACAACAGACGCAATTAGCCGAAGAAGGTTGGAAAAGGGAGAAGAATATAACGAGATCTAATGTACAGAACGTGTTTAGTTGTTGTGGATTCGATCAGAAAGTCGATAAGGAGGTTGTACCCCCTGATTATACCGCCATAGAG AATCGTTTATGCGTCGATCCTATTACAACTTGTCATTGTCCTAATTGCATGGAAAAGTTACAAAATACTATTAATTACGCTTTCAAATTGTGCGGTTGGATTgggttgtttttcagctttacAGAG TTGATAGGTTTGGTTTGGACGAGGCATTATCGTAATCTGCATGACCCGAACGAACTGAGAGCAACGGCGGTCTTTCCAAAGCACAACTTTACGTATTGA